A section of the Streptomyces sp. SCL15-4 genome encodes:
- the mycP gene encoding type VII secretion-associated serine protease mycosin yields MTSTLRARTTLAAATAVAATLLTAPAATADSASDQCTFDKTNHKYAGTPWALQRVNLDELWTQSKGRNVRVAVIDTGVDTANPQLAHAVDASRGANFLPPKDKKGQPLDRGNSKGTTDTVGHGTRVAGIIAARPMKGTGFVGLAPEATIIPIKQNDADGNGTAVTLARAIRHAIRVKADVINISQDTANAVPPDDDLRRAVDEALAADIVVVASAGNDGLGGNRKKTYPASYPGVLAVAASDRNNERAAFSQSGDFVGVAAPGVDMISTVPKGGHCPDNGTSFSAPYVAGVAALIRAKHPNWTPRQIVAQIEQTAERSITGYDDLVGWGVVDPVRALTEDDHPIESPHPDAGLTHAEAPTPARLTLGETPRERTARIATYVAVAVAVLVAGLGGGAVAVRDARRRRRGLREGGPWTR; encoded by the coding sequence ATGACGTCCACACTCCGTGCCCGTACGACCCTGGCGGCGGCCACCGCCGTCGCCGCGACCCTGCTGACGGCACCCGCGGCCACGGCGGACTCCGCCTCCGACCAGTGCACGTTCGACAAGACCAACCACAAGTACGCCGGCACGCCCTGGGCGCTTCAGCGCGTCAACCTCGACGAGCTGTGGACCCAGTCCAAGGGCAGGAACGTCAGGGTCGCCGTCATCGACACCGGCGTCGACACGGCCAACCCGCAGCTCGCGCACGCCGTCGACGCGTCCCGGGGCGCCAACTTCCTGCCCCCCAAGGACAAGAAGGGCCAGCCCCTCGACCGCGGCAACAGCAAGGGCACGACCGACACCGTCGGCCACGGCACCCGGGTCGCGGGCATCATCGCGGCCCGGCCCATGAAGGGCACGGGTTTCGTCGGGCTCGCTCCCGAGGCCACCATCATCCCGATCAAGCAGAACGACGCGGACGGCAACGGCACGGCCGTCACGCTCGCCCGGGCGATCCGGCACGCGATCCGGGTCAAGGCCGACGTCATCAACATTTCCCAGGACACGGCCAACGCCGTCCCGCCGGACGACGACCTCCGGCGAGCGGTCGACGAGGCCCTGGCCGCCGACATCGTCGTGGTCGCCTCGGCCGGCAACGACGGTCTGGGCGGCAACCGCAAGAAGACGTACCCGGCGTCGTACCCGGGAGTCCTCGCGGTGGCGGCGTCGGACCGCAACAACGAACGCGCGGCCTTCTCCCAGTCCGGCGACTTCGTCGGCGTGGCGGCCCCCGGCGTCGACATGATCTCCACCGTCCCCAAGGGCGGCCACTGCCCCGACAACGGTACGAGCTTCTCCGCGCCCTACGTGGCGGGCGTGGCCGCCCTGATCAGGGCAAAGCACCCGAACTGGACGCCCCGGCAGATCGTGGCCCAGATCGAGCAGACCGCCGAACGCTCCATCACCGGCTACGACGATCTGGTCGGCTGGGGCGTGGTGGACCCGGTCCGCGCCCTCACCGAGGACGACCACCCCATCGAGTCCCCGCACCCCGACGCGGGCCTCACCCACGCGGAGGCCCCCACCCCCGCCCGCCTCACCCTCGGCGAGACCCCGCGCGAACGCACGGCCCGCATCGCGACCTACGTCGCCGTGGCCGTGGCGGTGCTGGTGGCGGGCCTCGGCGGCGGAGCGGTGGCGGTCCGCGACGCCCGCCGCCGGCGCCGCGGCCTCCGGGAAGGCGGGCCATGGACGCGCTGA
- the eccB gene encoding type VII secretion protein EccB, producing MASRRDQLNAYTFAKRRMLASFVQSSPDASDEGAPRPLRAILPGAIVGVVVLAAFGAWGMFKPTAPQGWNAPGQKVIIASKSTTRYVVLKTENKVQLHPVLNMASAKLVLDTQSDVDVVTVDESVLDNGKIPHGVTIGIPYAPDRLPSGKEAGAAKEWAVCERPSGSGGSVQKAAFVLAERDRDKLRGSRQKLRGGELLYVATPDHKEYVVDAHGRAYPVAADDSLLLQTIVGADRTPQRVTKAWIDTLHPGDPISFPAVTGVPGAAANAPGQLDAQANRVGMVLRAPVNGHEQYFVVLSGRVAPVSDFVAQLLLASTDLVKLGQNGHAQEVSAGAITRGEPFAADHTWPTEKPSAVNNPATTDGSRNTVCNVLNHVDPDNGATTLSTWAGTDFPAVLPTGSSSAYVTAGSGQLYRQFQGRETKAGPVFLVTDTGLRYALQSNDDSAGDDKGIGVSAKQRKQLQQEAKLAQTRLGYADVGPAPIPAPWSKFLPTGPRLSTAAARQPQGS from the coding sequence ATGGCATCTCGGCGGGACCAACTCAACGCCTACACCTTCGCGAAGCGCCGCATGCTCGCCTCGTTCGTGCAGTCGTCACCGGATGCCTCCGACGAGGGAGCCCCCCGGCCGCTGCGCGCGATCCTGCCCGGCGCGATCGTCGGCGTGGTCGTGCTGGCGGCCTTCGGCGCCTGGGGGATGTTCAAGCCGACGGCCCCGCAGGGCTGGAACGCCCCCGGACAGAAGGTGATCATCGCCAGCAAGTCCACCACCCGGTACGTCGTCCTGAAGACCGAGAACAAGGTCCAGCTCCACCCGGTCCTCAACATGGCGTCGGCCAAGCTCGTCCTGGACACCCAGAGCGACGTCGACGTGGTCACCGTCGACGAGTCGGTGCTCGACAACGGCAAGATCCCGCACGGCGTCACCATCGGCATCCCCTACGCCCCCGACCGGCTGCCCTCCGGCAAGGAGGCCGGCGCGGCCAAGGAGTGGGCGGTCTGCGAGCGCCCGAGCGGCAGCGGCGGCTCCGTGCAGAAGGCCGCGTTCGTCCTGGCCGAACGGGACCGGGACAAGCTCCGCGGCAGCCGGCAGAAGCTGCGCGGCGGCGAACTCCTCTACGTCGCCACGCCGGACCACAAGGAGTACGTGGTCGACGCGCACGGCCGGGCCTACCCCGTGGCCGCCGACGACAGCCTGCTGCTCCAGACCATCGTGGGCGCCGACCGCACCCCGCAGCGGGTGACCAAGGCATGGATCGACACCCTGCACCCGGGCGACCCGATCAGCTTCCCGGCGGTCACCGGCGTGCCCGGCGCCGCCGCGAACGCCCCCGGCCAGCTCGATGCCCAGGCCAACCGCGTCGGCATGGTGCTGCGCGCCCCCGTCAACGGCCACGAACAGTACTTCGTCGTCCTCTCCGGCCGGGTCGCCCCGGTCTCCGACTTCGTCGCCCAGCTCCTGCTGGCCAGCACCGACCTCGTGAAGCTCGGCCAGAACGGTCACGCCCAGGAGGTCAGCGCGGGCGCCATCACCCGGGGCGAGCCCTTCGCCGCCGACCACACCTGGCCCACCGAGAAGCCCAGCGCCGTCAACAACCCGGCCACGACCGACGGCAGCCGCAACACCGTCTGCAACGTCCTCAACCACGTCGACCCCGACAACGGCGCCACCACCCTGAGCACCTGGGCCGGCACCGACTTCCCGGCGGTGCTGCCCACCGGCTCCTCCAGCGCCTACGTCACCGCCGGCTCCGGCCAGCTCTACCGCCAGTTCCAGGGCCGGGAGACCAAGGCCGGCCCGGTCTTCCTGGTCACCGACACCGGTCTGCGCTACGCCCTGCAGTCCAACGACGACAGCGCCGGCGACGACAAGGGCATCGGCGTCTCCGCCAAGCAGCGCAAGCAGCTCCAGCAGGAGGCCAAGCTGGCGCAGACCCGCCTCGGCTACGCCGACGTCGGTCCCGCCCCGATCCCCGCACCCTGGTCGAAGTTCCTGCCGACCGGCCCCCGCCTGTCGACCGCGGCGGCCCGCCAGCCGCAGGGTTCCTGA
- the eccE gene encoding type VII secretion protein EccE: MASGTRTRARGRSAARGRAAGSGSAPRGASARRGGDRQQVTPGLRQRPGQAGSFRLQRLVLVELAAAVLLVGWAVGMAALVPAAVVALVLLLLAFVRRRGRSLPEWLATARELRARQKRAANTPIPPGTEPGLVPAVECEPALRTYSYGPRDRRPAGIVGDGTFVTAVLQVEADATALRAERSRQPLPLGLVRDALEVDGIRLESAQIVLHTQPAPALHLPQQSVAVANYIPLQEQTGAPAVRITWIALKLDPELCAEAVAARGGGLEGAQKCVVRAADHLASRLTGAGLRARVLDEEELVAALATSACANPLVTAEAGRSETRERRTEESGRSWRCDNRRHTTYWVRRWPPLGGGRAESLPQFVARVTAIPALATTFSLTLAPGERQEVSLCGHLRVTGRSDDELVAARRALESAARQSGAGLARLDREQLPGMLATLPLGGAR; encoded by the coding sequence ATGGCTTCCGGAACGCGGACGCGAGCGCGCGGCCGGTCGGCGGCACGAGGCCGTGCGGCCGGGTCCGGGTCCGCGCCGCGCGGCGCGTCCGCCCGGCGCGGCGGCGACCGCCAGCAGGTCACGCCCGGCCTCAGGCAACGCCCCGGCCAGGCCGGCTCGTTCCGTTTGCAACGGCTCGTGCTGGTGGAGCTGGCGGCGGCCGTGCTGCTCGTCGGCTGGGCGGTCGGCATGGCGGCCCTGGTGCCGGCGGCGGTGGTCGCGCTGGTGCTGCTCCTGCTGGCCTTCGTACGGCGGCGGGGCCGGTCCCTGCCGGAGTGGCTCGCCACCGCGCGGGAGCTGCGGGCACGGCAGAAGCGGGCCGCGAACACCCCGATACCGCCGGGCACGGAGCCCGGACTGGTCCCGGCGGTGGAGTGCGAGCCGGCCCTGCGTACGTACTCGTACGGCCCGCGGGACCGGCGGCCGGCCGGCATCGTCGGGGACGGCACGTTCGTCACGGCCGTGCTCCAGGTGGAGGCCGACGCGACCGCGCTGCGTGCCGAGCGGAGCCGTCAGCCGCTGCCGCTGGGCCTGGTGCGGGACGCGCTGGAGGTGGACGGAATCCGTCTGGAGTCCGCGCAGATCGTGCTGCACACGCAGCCGGCGCCCGCGCTGCATCTGCCCCAGCAGTCGGTGGCCGTCGCCAACTACATCCCGTTGCAGGAGCAGACCGGCGCCCCGGCCGTGCGCATCACCTGGATCGCGCTGAAGCTGGACCCCGAGCTGTGCGCGGAGGCCGTGGCCGCGCGCGGCGGCGGACTGGAGGGCGCGCAGAAGTGTGTGGTCCGGGCCGCGGACCATCTGGCGAGCCGGCTGACCGGCGCGGGCCTGCGAGCGCGGGTGCTGGACGAGGAGGAGCTGGTCGCCGCCCTCGCCACCTCCGCCTGCGCCAATCCGCTGGTCACCGCGGAGGCGGGGCGCAGCGAGACCCGGGAGCGGCGTACGGAGGAGTCGGGGCGCAGCTGGCGCTGTGACAACCGGCGGCACACCACCTACTGGGTGCGGCGCTGGCCCCCGCTCGGCGGCGGCCGGGCCGAGTCCCTGCCCCAGTTCGTCGCCCGGGTCACGGCGATACCGGCCCTGGCGACCACCTTCAGTCTGACGCTCGCGCCCGGGGAGCGGCAGGAAGTGTCGCTGTGCGGGCACCTGCGGGTGACCGGCCGCAGTGACGACGAACTCGTCGCGGCGCGACGGGCGTTGGAGTCCGCGGCCCGGCAGTCCGGGGCGGGCCTGGCCCGGCTGGACCGCGAGCAGCTGCCCGGCATGCTGGCCACTTTGCCCCTCGGAGGTGCGCGGTGA